One genomic segment of Trichoplusia ni isolate ovarian cell line Hi5 chromosome 5, tn1, whole genome shotgun sequence includes these proteins:
- the LOC113494376 gene encoding transient receptor potential channel pyrexia-like — protein MDTPNSISGNNSPTPPSDQDVEPRVRFLEPSASPSDNGLIKPKPLYRPRSYSLFDMFEDREPLIKVDKVDQAGSEESLSINKSMVNVFSLTLPKLCRSSQKSRRLNTLLLEAINSLDVQEIERLVKAGANPNSTCGLNNVSACHLAALRSDDALSLLISYGADKDRSDRLGRTPLHIAAWAGNAKHIALLLGFSKELQDQIENGELCEIIQAQVRKESKKESYISELVNSKCDFSQANIIVPKDWKDNKIDHNCKEIDKTLPLLQSGWTALHAASSRAQYHCACLLMAAGAEPCSRDLIGRTPLDIAGSAYYSNENINAKNFADLVTILVDANCKNYTLKNRKTVNTPLHTAVELGSLKAVSVLVNAKVPVNWLNRAGLTALHICVRKKLKEHLQVLANHGTNECDDTETIEIRDKDGNTVLHQAIVENWPAGVRVAIEAGANIMAKDNDGESPIHLAAANGNVEILTEILNVATDKNIVDTVNNLRETALFKAVMNGHTDCVKRLLKEGASIRKTLPRQVNVFHVAAEKGFLNVLRVLLDHDYSITRMMVNHLTADDKKGFGPIHFAVINNHAKCVKLLLSRNAYRSLRVSYGFHRGSTPLHIAAINNNVDIAKIIMKNNEETIHTMNDLGWTPLHTASHYGSRDMIILLLEEGADLASLTNGPNNCRTTAIDMIMNNLSKPTDFMEQIFDRYINTNSSLQDANCEVIVDYKILVPNEEAKEQIKVIDALLKTGDRYGQRRLLVHPLLESFLCLKWKALQPFFYTMIALYAFFVMSLTTYIVSVFFYKDTKIDPPIYLNDVVWMVVLYIVVFLIISQEILFMKVNETYFRQLESWVKVCSVCLAVALPTVATRIDLSGTDWPRHVATVALLLSWLEMMFLLSRFPKWGYYVLMFGKVSTNVMKILLTFAFLVIGFSLSFMIQFHSQVPFEHPWAALVKTMVMMTSEFDYEDLMKQTDSEKFVHSLLVVRLIFFVFLILAAIVLMNLLVGVAVNDLHNLQLLGNVRRLGKQVEFLGSLENLVYNKIFMKLMPNCLKEILKKQTKKLKDFVLRPSMPKSKGYRSLPSHIRDAIFEKAQMHKKQLEDEIGTQKDRKKLDEIYEVTVQKFCRKQPNAKNFSAPGNRTRSVPNFSQLAGQVIDLDSSLDDVKNQTTLSIKELKGSIAMLNNKMNLILSKLEKL, from the exons ATGGATACACCTAATTCTATTAGTGGCAATAATA GTCCAACGCCTCCCTCTGATCAGGATGTGGAGCCACGAGTACGATTCCTTGAGCCGTCAGCATCACCTAGTGACAATGGGCTCATTAAGCCCAAGCCACTTTATCGACCCAGAAGCTACAGTCTTTTCGATATGTTTGA agATCGCGAACCGCTTATAAAAGTAGACAAAGTGGATCAAGCGGGTTCAGAAGAATCTTTGTCTATTAATAAGAGTATGGTGAATGTCTTCTCTCTGACACTCCCCAAGCTGTGCAGGTCTAGCCAGAAATCCAGAAGACTCAATACTCTATTGCTGGAAGCTATCAATAGTCTAGACGTACAGGAAATTGAGAG GTTAGTAAAAGCTGGTGCCAACCCTAACTCGACCTGTGGCTTAAATAATGTATCAGCTTGTCACCTCGCAGCCTTGAGGTCAGACGATGCGCTGTCCCTTCTTATTAGTTATGGAGCTGATAAAGATAGATCGGACAGACTAGGTCGGACACCGCTCCATATAGCCGCTTGGGCGGGAAACGCAAAACATATTGCCTTACTACTTGGATTTTCAAAAG AACTACAAGATCAGATAGAAAATGGTGAATTATGTGAAATTATACAAGCTCAAGTAAGAAAAGAGAGTAAAAAAGAAAGTTATATATCGGAATTAGTGAACTCAAAATGTGACTTCAGTCAGGCTAATATAATCGTCCCTAAAGATTGGAAAGACAACAAGATAGATCACAACTGCAAAGAGATTGATAAAACC ctgCCCTTGCTCCAATCAGGCTGGACGGCGTTGCACGCAGCGAGCTCTCGTGCACAATACCACTGCGCTTGCCTTCTGATGGCGGCTGGTGCCGAGCCCTGCTCACGCGATCTCATTGGCAGAACTCCCCTGGATATCGCAGGATCAGCCTATTACAGTAACGAAAACATAAATGCCAAAAA ttttgcagATCTCGTCACAATATTAGTTGATGCAAATTGCAAGAATTATACTCTAAAGAACAGGAAGACAGTCAATACTCCACTTCACACTGCTGTCGAATTAGGCAGCTTAAAGGCTGTGTCTGTCCTTGTTAATGCCAAGGTACCTGTGAACTGGTTGAACCGAGCTGGGCTGACTGCTCTCCATATTTGTGTCAGAAAGAAGCTGAAAGAGCATTTGCAG GTTTTAGCAAACCACGGTACAAATGAATGTGATGATACTGAAACAATAGAAATCCGGGATAAGGACGGAAACACGGTACTACACCAAGCAATTGTAGAGAATTGGCCTGCAGGAGTACGCGTCGCCATTGAAGCCGGAGCTAATATCATGGCCAAG GATAATGACGGCGAAAGTCCAATACATTTAGCAGCTGCAAATGGTAACGTGGAAATCCTTACGGAAATCTTAAATGTTGCAACAGACAAGAACATTGTAGACACAGTGAATAATCTGAGAGAAACTGCATTATTCAAAGCGGTTATGAATGGGCACACTGACTGTGTGAAAAGACTTCTGAAGGAGGGAGCTTCTATCCGTAAGACCTTACCTAGACAAGTGAACGTGTTTCACGTAGCTGCTGAAAAGGGTTTCTTGAATGTACTACGAGTTTTATTAGACCACGACTACTCCATCACAAGAATGATGGTCAACCACCTTACAGCTGATGATAAAAAAGGATTTGGGCCAATCCACTTCGCAGTAATAAATAACCATGCGAAGTGCGTCAAGCTGCTACTATCAAGAAACGCTTATCGAAGTCTTAGAGTTTCCTATGGATTTCACAGGGGTTCAACGCCTCTACATATAGCCGCAATCAACAATAACGTCGATATTGCTAAAATTATCATGAAGAATAATGAAGAAACTATACACACTATGAATGATTTGGGATGGACCCCATTACACACTGCCAGCCATTACGGAAGCAGAGATATGATAATTCTTTTACTAGAAGAAGGCGCTGATCTTGCCAGCCTAACTAATGGCCCAAATAACTGTAGGACAACAGCAATAGACATGATAATGAATAACTTGTCCAAACCAACAGATTTTATGGAGCAAATCTTTGATAGATATATTAACACCAATTCCAGTCTTCAAGATGCTAATTGTGAGGTTATAGTTGATTATAAGATCTTGGTACCAAATGAGGAAGCAAAGGAACAAATTAAAGTCATTGATGCATTACTTAAGACGGGGGATCGATATGGTCAAAGACGATTACTGGTACATCCGCTACTAGAAagctttttatgtttaaaatggaAAGCTCTTCAGCCATTCTTCTATACAATGATAGCTCTCTACGCTTTCTTCGTGATGTCATTGACGACGTACATTGTATCAGTGTTCTTTTATAAGGATACTAAAATAGATCCCCCGATCTATCTTAATGACGTGGTATGGATGGTAGTTTTGTATATTGTTGTCTTTCTTATCATATCACAg gaaatactgtttatgaaagtaaatgaaacatattttcGGCAACTCGAAAGTTGGGTGAAGGTTTGTTCAGTATGCTTGGCGGTGGCTCTGCCTACCGTCGCTACTAGGATAGACCTGTCAGGCACGGATTGGCCTCGACACGTAGCTACTGTGGCTTTACTCTTATCATGGCTCGAAATGATGTTCCTACTGTCCAGGTTTCCTAAATGGGGATATTATGTACTCATGTTTGGAAAGGTATCCACGAACGTGATGAAG ATTCTCTTAACATTTGCGTTCCTAGTAATCGGATTCTCTCTTAGTTTCATGATACAATTTCACTCACAAGTACCATTCGAGCATCCCTGGGCTGCACTCGTAAAAACCATGGTGATGATGACGTCAGAATTCGACTATGAAGACCTCATGAAACAAACTGATTCCGAAAAGTTCGTGCATTCACTTCTAGTTGTTCGCCTTATTTTCTTTGTGTTCTTAATTTTAGCAGCTATAGTACTCATGAATCTATTAGTAGGTGTTGCTGTAAATGATCtacataatttacaactattagGCAACGTAAGGAGACTTGGGAAACAAGTCGAATTCTTAGGATCTTTAGAAAACCTAgtctacaataaaatatttatgaaactaatGCCGAACTGCTTGAAGGAAATTTTGaagaaacaaacgaaaaaattgaaagattttgttttaaggcCAAGCATGCCAAAATCGAAGGGTTACAGATCTCTACCATCGCATATAAGAGATGCTATTTTTGAAAAAGCACAAATGCATAAAAAGCAGTTGGAAGACGAAATAGGTACTCAGAAGGACAGAAAGAAGCTAGACGAAATATATGAAGTGACAGTACAGAAATTCTGTCGTAAACAACCTAATGCTAAAAATTTTAGTGCCCCAGGTAACAGGACGCGTAGTGTTCCGAATTTCTCGCAACTAGCTGGTCAAGTAATCGATCTTGATTCATCGCTAGACGATGTCAAAAATCAAACAACGCTATCGATAAAAGAATTGAAAGGCTCTATCGCaatgctaaataataaaatgaacttgATTCTTAGTAAATTAGAAAAACTATGa
- the LOC113494378 gene encoding transient receptor potential channel pyrexia-like — translation MKKYSKDESDKKPASWYLELEESRVQSHEFKEPGNEYQNKSKSLEHQPVISTNIRINSMNNTMEWLEGTLLRRRSETRYYKYNTSLLEAITDGDTAYMNRMLAMGANANATCRLNQVSACHIAATINNDSLSLLINAGAISLRSDKFGRTPLHLAAWAGHVKHIANLLDFPVALQEKILKKMTPEVLQEIRVSRLTVPEMINRPCELNSLSTIPDAWSDGMEHNCRSVKESLPLFQPGWTALHAACARAQYQCVQLLLAAGADPMKTDVLSRTPIDVVGYDHYLLKHKIDPEDLKKTVRILRDAGGKFQHYTASRVNSPLHTAVDLNSYEAVEEILDSGANPTVWNANGLTAMHECVKNRNKDILQLIANYEFGNEDPLIAVVDAKDRWGYTVLSAAIKGGWTQGVCIALGAGASVTMKANNGETPLHLAASYGNLDILQEVLIVSKFNSSLDFLNDKGETALFAAIRHDQIDVVKMLLSAGARIEEETARKVNIFHVAAQHGNYEILEHLLEYDNHVTSKMINEPDVTSYTPLVHAVWNNHPKCVELLISKGAEVQVEVHISETNITSPLHIAASKNHFEISEIIINNDIRTIHNVNTLGSMPLHEACCHGNRNIVSLLLQRGADLSGHTGKSKLPPINALMNNISKPTEFIKEIFDTCISSNGRNIQESNCEVTVDYRILVPDESDWKQMRVIKGILNTGNRHDQNTLLLHPLVQSFLYLKWKSLLPYFYTILVMHACFVLALNVYAVCIFFYKDKKRMVPWYFNSSIWRYILYVAIFFIAVQEIIFIKIKNGRYFLYLETWLKFGAVVLAVVLPLVVHSEPMNGEDWPRLIATVALLLSWFEMMFLLSRFPDWGFYVLMFGKVANKVFKILLSFGFLLFGFAICFMIQFRSKFPFEGPWASFVKTMAMMTSEYDYQTTINKQDAEKVSASLIILRIIFLMFLILVSIVLMNLIAGVAVNNVSHLEMIGNIKRLEKQVEFITSLEDIVCHKVIRKVLAKSFHKKLSKNHKMKNVIVLRPRESTCSYCKVLPPRIREAIFETAQIQQMQMDEELGSMAFKMKLDQIHNVIVGTEETESRRVDLQESAVTKINEDIDKIRSEVAFIRNFLVTTRRRTISSNKSSFL, via the exons ATGAAGAAGTATTCGAAAGACGAGTCCGACAAAAAGCCTGCATCATGGTACTTAG AGTTAGAAGAAAGCCGAGTGCAAAGCCATGAGTTTAAGGAGCCCGGGAATGAATATCAGAACAAATCAAAGAGTTTAGAACACCAGCCCGTGATTAG TACCAATATCCGGATAAACTCGATGAATAACACCATGGAGTGGCTTGAAGGGACCCTGTTGAGAAGGCGGAGTGAAACACGCTATTACAAGTACAACACGAGCCTGTTAGAAGCTATAACTGACGGTGATACTGCGTACATGAACAG GATGTTGGCAATGGGCGCCAATGCGAACGCAACCTGCCGTCTTAACCAGGTGTCTGCTTGCCACATAGCGGCAACAATCAACAACGACTCTTTGAGCTTACTCATCAATGCCGGAGCAATCAGCTTGAGATCAGACAAGTTTGGACGAACGCCACTTCATCTGGCGGCCTGGGCAGGTCATGTTAAACATATAGCGAATTTACTGGACTTTCCAGTCg CTTTACaagaaaagatattaaaaaagatgACACCGGAAGTCTTGCAAGAAATACGCGTAAGTAGGCTAACAGTGCCTGAAATGATAAACCGTCCGTGTGAGCTGAACTCTCTGTCTACGATACCGGATGCCTGGAGTGACGGTATGGAACACAACTGCAGAAGTGTCAAGGAATCT TTGCCGCTTTTCCAACCTGGTTGGACGGCATTGCATGCGGCGTGTGCTCGCGCTCAGTACCAATGCGTGCAATTGTTGCTGGCTGCCGGCGCCGATCCAATGAAAACTGATGTTCTTAGTCGAACTCCGATTGATGTGGTCGGCTATGACCATTAtcttttgaaacataaaatagaCCCAGAAGA TTTGAAGAAAACAGTAAGAATTCTCAGAGATGCTGGTGGCAAGTTTCAGCACTACACAGCTAGTAGAGTGAATTCTCCATTACATACAGCGGTGGATCTTAACAGTTATGAAGCAGTCGAAGAAATACTGGATTCTGGTGCAAATCCAACTGTGTGGAATGCTAATGGTCTTACTGCTATGCACGAATGTGTAAAGAATCGgaataaagatattttgcaG ttAATAGCCAATTATGAGTTCGGTAACGAGGATCCACTTATAGCAGTAGTAGATGCGAAAGACCGATGGGGTTACACTGTACTTAGTGCAGCAATAAAAGGAGGATGGACTCAAGGAGTTTGCATAGCTTTAGGGGCAGGAGCAAGCGTTACCATGaag GCTAACAACGGAGAAACACCTTTACATTTAGCAGCATCATATGGAAACTTAGATATTCTTCAAGAAGTGTTAAtagtatcaaaatttaattcGTCTCTTGATTTTCTCAATGACAAAGGTGAAACGGCACTTTTTGCAGCAATAAGACATGATCAAATAGACGTAGTCAAAATGTTACTCAGTGCTGGAGCAAGAATAGAAGAAGAGACTGCTAGGAAAGTCAACATATTTCATGTCGCTGCTCAACACGGCAATTACGAAATACTAGAACATTTACTTGAATATGATAACCACGTCACTAGTAAAATGATTAATGAACCTGACGTCACTTCTTACACCCCGCTTGTCCATGCTGTATGGAATAATCATCCAAAATGTGTCGAACTACTTATTTCAAAAGGCGCTGAAGTACAAGTTGAAGTGCATATCAGCGAAACGAATATAACGAGTCCATTACATATAGCAGCAAGTAAAAACCATTTTGAAATaagcgaaataataataaataatgatatccgTACCATTCATAATGTTAACACTTTAGGATCAATGCCATTACATGAAGCTTGCTGTCATGGCAATAGAAATATCGTATCACTACTGCTTCAAAGAGGAGCAGACCTGTCAGGGCACACCGGCAAAAGTAAACTGCCGCCAATAAACGCGCTAATGAACAATATATCGAAGCCAACGGAATTCATAAAAGAGATATTCGATACTTGTATTTCAAGCAACGGTCGGAACATTCAAGAATCGAATTGCGAGGTGACTGTCGACTACAGAATCCTTGTGCCTGATGAGTCTGACTGGAAGCAAATGAGAGTTATTAAAGGCATTCTCAACACAGGAAACAGACATGATCAAAACACGCTTCTTCTTCACCCTCTTGTACAAAGTTTTCTCTATTTAAAATGGAAATCTTTACTACCGTACTTCTACACCATACTGGTAATGCACGCGTGCTTTGTCTTGGCCCTCAACGTATATGCTGTttgcattttcttttacaaagataaaaaaaggaTGGTACCTTGGTATTTCAATTCAAGTATATGGaggtacatattatatgtgGCCATATTCTTCATCGCAGTTCAG gagattatatttataaagattaagaatggaaggtattttttatatttggaaacATGGTTGAAGTTCGGAGCTGTGGTTCTGGCAGTGGTGTTGCCTCTGGTTGTGCACTCGGAGCCAATGAACGGGGAAGACTGGCCACGGCTCATAGCAACAGTGGCCCTCCTCCTGTCCTGGTTTGAAATGATGTTCCTGCTGTCAAGATTCCCAGATTGGGGATTTTATGTCTTGATGTTTGGAAAGGTCGCAAACAAAGTGTTTAAG ATTCTACTTTCATTCGGATTTCTTCTATTTGGTTTCGCCATTTGCTTCATGATACAATTCCGGTCAAAATTTCCCTTTGAAGGCCCCTGGGCATCTTTTGTTAAAACCATGGCAATGATGACGTCGGAGTACGATTACCAAACAACCATCAACAAACAGGATGCTGAAAAGGTATCAGCATCCCTGATAATACTtcgcataatatttttgatgttcctaattttagtttcaattgTGTTAATGAATCTCATAGCTGGAGTAGCTGTAAATAATGTAAGCCATTTAGAAATGATAGGCAACATCAAAAGATTGGAAAAACAAGTGGAGTTCATAACTTCTCTTGAGGATATAGTTTGTCACAAGGTCATAAGGAAAGTTCtagcaaaaagttttcataagaAATTGTCAAAGAATCACAAGATGAAGAATGTTATAGTACTAAGGCCAAGAGAGTCTACTTGCAGTTACTGTAAGGTACTGCCACCACGCATAAGAGAAGCCATATTTGAAACAGCACAGATACAACAAATGCAAATGGATGAGGAATTAGGATCCAtggcttttaaaatgaaactcgATCAAATACATAACGTGATTGTTGGGACAGAAGAAACCGAATCGAGACGAGTAGACTTGCAAGAAAGTGCTGTGACCAAAATTAACGaagatattgataaaattcGATCGGAAGTAGCGTTTATAAGAAACTTTTTAGTCACTACCCGGCGTCGTACAATCAGTAGTAATAAATCTAGTTTTTTATGA
- the LOC113494379 gene encoding dynein light chain roadblock-type 1-like, which translates to MKIISNLLKDTRDEWLVRTTATINTANPIVDRIMDDDSVEGVVMTNREGAPILTNVSVTGATNYGRALHKFGLLSQMYVKELNPTEEIMIIRIRTRKNEIMVAPDKEFSIVVIQHARARRKVKEKREKNK; encoded by the exons atgaaaattatatcaaaCCTATTAAAAGATACCAGAGACGAATGGCTTGTTAGAACC aCAGCTACAATTAACACCGCTAATCCAATAGTGGATAGGATCATGGACGATGATTCGGTGGAAGGTGTTGTTATGACTAACAGAGAGG GGGCTCCAATATTGACGAATGTTAGCGTCACCGGCGCTACGAATTATGGAAGAGCTCTTCATAAGTTCGGCCTGCTGTCACAAATGTACGTCAAGGAATTG AATCCGACAGaagaaataatgataatacGGATAAGAACAAGGAAGAATGAAATTATGGTGGCACCAGATAAGGAATTCAGTATTGTTGTCATACAGCACGCTCGAGCTCGGCGCAAGGTTAAAGAGAAgagagagaaaaataaataa
- the LOC113494380 gene encoding KH domain-containing, RNA-binding, signal transduction-associated protein 2-like — MAEKYDKNGYNSSDFKRNAPQDQQIENEQEQDGEDNPKINEKAGEYMRELLSEKIKLNNAKFPIVSKLIDQEVTKVQASGRIPSKDSKYLDVFRDKPAKVVVKVLVPVKEHPKFNFVGKLLGPKGNTMKHLQEETMCKMAVLGRGSMRDRQKEEEFRNSLDPKYAHLTDELHVEISAIAPPAEAHARIAYALAEVKKYLVPDTNDMIWQTQMRDIERGGSSWHPAGPSSVPAGPRGARPPPRLPPAPPLQRAMPPKNKVISILDRARTAMETSYPYDDVYAQQPEPPIRGPVRGAAPESDFYYERNHDRYYEDDSYGYKEDAREYKSARAVGTRRAAPMHAAPRHYARPEPYARPPK; from the exons ATGGCTGAAAAGTATGACAAAAATGGTTACAACAGTAGTGATTTCAAGCGGAATGCGCCGCAAGAccaacaaattgaaaatgaacaaGAACAAGATGGCGAAGATAAtcccaaaataaatgaaaaagccGGCGAATACATGAGAGAGCTGTTAAGTgaaaagataaaacttaataatgcTAAGTTTCCAATTGTTAGCAAACTTATTGACCAAG AGGTCACGAAAGTCCAGGCTTCTGGTAGGATACCTAGCAAGGACTCAAAATACTTGGATGTATTCCGTGACAAACCCGCCAAGGTTGTTGTCAAGGTCTTGGTGCCTGTTAAGGAGCATCCTAAG ttcAATTTCGTTGGCAAGCTACTCGGCCCTAAAGGTAACACAATGAAGCACCTCCAAGAAGAAACCATGTGCAAAATGGCTGTACTAGGTAGAGGATCTATGAGGGACAG ACAAAAGGAGGAAGAGTTCCGTAACTCTTTGGACCCCAAATACGCGCATTTGACAGACGAGCTGCATGTGGAGATCAGTGCCATCGCGCCGCCGGCGGAGGCGCACGCGCGCATCGCGTACGCTCTGGCCGAAGTCAAGAAGTATCTGGTACCGGACACCAATGATATGATCTGGCAGACTCAGATGAGGGATATTGAGAGAGGAG GTAGCTCGTGGCACCCTGCAGGTCCGTCGTCGGTCCCGGCGGGCCCGCGCGGCgcccggccgccgccgcgcctgccgcccgcgccgccgctgcaGCGCGCCATGCCGCCCAAGAACAAGGTCATCAGCATCCTCGACCGCGCGCGCACCGCCATGGAGACCTCCTATCCTTACGATGACGTGTACGCTCAGCAGCCGGAGCCGCCG ATCCGCGGTCCAGTCCGTGGCGCGGCGCCTGAGTCTGACTTCTACTACGAGCGCAACCACGACCGCTACTACGAGGACGACAGCTACGGCTACAAGGAGGACGCGCGCGAGTACAAGTCAGCGCGCGCGGTGggcacgcgccgcgccgcgcccatGCACGCCGCGCCGCGACACTACGCGCGGCCCGAGCCCTACGCGCGCCCGCCCAAGTAG
- the LOC113494381 gene encoding dynein light chain roadblock-type 2-like: MATEVEDTIKRIQAHKGVMGVIIVNHEGIPIKSSLDNATSVLYSGLIGQLTEKARNVVREMDSTNELTFLRVRSRRHEILIAPDREFILIVIQNTSD, encoded by the exons ATG GCGACCGAAGTGGAAGACACAATCAAGAGGATTCAGGCCCATAAGGGGGTAATGGGAGTTATCATAGTGAACCACGAAG GTATACCCATCAAAAGTTCGCTGGACAATGCGACATCTGTTCTGTATTCTGGTTTGATCGGTCAGCTTACTGAAAAAGCCAGGAATGTTGTGAGGGAAATG gaTTCCACTAATGAGCTGACATTCCTCCGTGTGAGGAGTAGGAGACACGAGATTCTAATTGCACCAGATCGTGAATTTATACTCATTGTCATACAGAATACTTCAGATTAA